The Drosophila biarmipes strain raj3 chromosome 2L, RU_DBia_V1.1, whole genome shotgun sequence genome has a window encoding:
- the LOC108032489 gene encoding uncharacterized protein LOC108032489 isoform X2 encodes MSGVQLIVTPTTVSFQASLLHSQKRRIILINSSDKVVIYRVCLSNDKDYKAEPSTGRVEAFDNTEFTVTLSPVEEDLPDCTIVVKSIAEDKLIKGKNAQWNSTSVKIELDPKKSPRLRNDTLGTALKPQALDEILEEHYKPVCADCDQKLIEANASHIGRNGFLGFVLVCAVCLVSYYIHEKL; translated from the exons ATGTCTGGCGTTCAGCTCATTGTAACGCCCACAACCGTGAGTTTTCAGGCGTCCCTATTGCACTCCCAAAAGCGTCGGATAATTCTGATCAACTCCAGCGATAAGGTTGTGATCTATAGAGTTTGTTTGAGTAATGATAAGGATTACAAGGCGGAGCCTTCGACGGGCAGAGTAGAAGCATTTGATAACACCGAATTCACTGTAACCCTGTCGCCAGTTGAGGAGGATCTACCCGATTGCACCATTGTTGTGAAAAGCATAGCAGAAGATAAGTTAATAAAGGGAAAAAATGCCCAATGGAACTCGACGAGTGTGAAGATAGAACTAGATCCCAAGAAATCCCCCCGTCTAAGGAATGATACCTTGGGGACCGCTCTGAAGCCCCAGGCTCTGGATGAGATACTCGAAGAACACTATAAACCAGTGTGTGCGGACTGTGACCAGAAGTTGATTGAAGCAAATGCCTCCCACATCGGGCGGAATGGCTTCTTaggttttgttttggtttgcgCCGTCTGCCTGGTAT CTTATTATATCCATGAGAAACTGTAG
- the LOC108032437 gene encoding uncharacterized protein LOC108032437, with amino-acid sequence MACKKKTKLWESMAKDEMKTTTQAMLEEGAKGLRTISTQEKKLVNFQSFNMDDPRYGSSDLDDIMEPPMLSSYTRQYSQPYPNRCKPLVPKTESPDPLFNRKPKNDFEFTTGLDFKFLDDHMHNLSETRKKVNFFRQLRNQSFLLY; translated from the exons ATGGCATGCAAAAAGAAGACCAAGTTGTGGGAATCAATGGCCAAGGATGAGATGAAGACCACCACACAGGCGATGCTCGAGGAGGGCGCCAAGGGGCTGAGGACCATTTCCACGCAGGAGAAAAAGCTGGTCAACTTTCAGTCATTCAACATGGATGA TCCCCGCTATGGATCTTCAGATTTGGATGACATTATGGAACCGCCCATGCTGTCCAGTTACACTCGGCAATACTCCCAGCCATATCCGAATCGTTGTAAGCCACTTGTTCCGAAAACCGAGTCTCCAGATCCCTTATTCAATCGCAAGCCGAAAAACGATTTTGAGTTCACAACGGGCCTGGATTTTAAGTTCCTGGATGATCACATGCACAACCTGTCCGAAACGCGCAAGAAAGTCAACTTCTTCAGGCAGTTGAG GAATCAATCTTTCCTGCTGTATTAA
- the LOC108032489 gene encoding uncharacterized protein LOC108032489 isoform X1 produces MSGVQLIVTPTTVSFQASLLHSQKRRIILINSSDKVVIYRVCLSNDKDYKAEPSTGRVEAFDNTEFTVTLSPVEEDLPDCTIVVKSIAEDKLIKGKNAQWNSTSVKIELDPKKSPRLRNDTLGTALKPQALDEILEEHYKPVCADCDQKLIEANASHIGRNGFLGFVLVCAVCLLIISMRNCRSCGPGTTLQRESIEL; encoded by the exons ATGTCTGGCGTTCAGCTCATTGTAACGCCCACAACCGTGAGTTTTCAGGCGTCCCTATTGCACTCCCAAAAGCGTCGGATAATTCTGATCAACTCCAGCGATAAGGTTGTGATCTATAGAGTTTGTTTGAGTAATGATAAGGATTACAAGGCGGAGCCTTCGACGGGCAGAGTAGAAGCATTTGATAACACCGAATTCACTGTAACCCTGTCGCCAGTTGAGGAGGATCTACCCGATTGCACCATTGTTGTGAAAAGCATAGCAGAAGATAAGTTAATAAAGGGAAAAAATGCCCAATGGAACTCGACGAGTGTGAAGATAGAACTAGATCCCAAGAAATCCCCCCGTCTAAGGAATGATACCTTGGGGACCGCTCTGAAGCCCCAGGCTCTGGATGAGATACTCGAAGAACACTATAAACCAGTGTGTGCGGACTGTGACCAGAAGTTGATTGAAGCAAATGCCTCCCACATCGGGCGGAATGGCTTCTTaggttttgttttggtttgcgCCGTCTGCCTG CTTATTATATCCATGAGAAACTGTAGGTCTTGTGGTCCAGGAACGACTTTGCAGCGCGAATCAATTGAATTATGA
- the LOC108032471 gene encoding uncharacterized protein LOC108032471, producing the protein MEPAARKRKTLFSQDNKPVTKKTCTLPTKAAPLSLLQTVKKPLKKFSSDLSNLPDIPAIDAFERGYQVESILDMVQNTHKEQFLLIKFKDLHEPELVPLELALDHVPHLLSSFYQEYAQAWQKLEQQKKDASPQI; encoded by the exons ATGGAACCAGCGGCCCGCAAACGTAAAACTCTGTTCAGCCAGGATAAT AAACCTGTGACCAAAAAAACTTGCACCTTGCCTACGAAAGCAGCTCCCTTGTCACTACTTCAAACAGTTAAGAAACCCCTCAAGAAGTTCTCTTCTGATCTTTCGAATCTGCCAGATATTCCCGCGATCGATGCTTTTGAGCGGGGCTATCAAGTAGAATCTATTTTGGATATGGTGCAAAACACCCACAAGGAGCAGTTTCTTCTGATAAAATTCAAGGACCTCCACGAACCCGAATTGGTTCCTTTGGAACTCGCCCTGGATCATGTTCCTCACCTGCTTTCCAGTTTCTACCAGGAATATGCCCAGGCCTGGCAGAAACTGGAACAGCAGAAGAAGGATGCTTCCCCCCAAATTTAA